In Streptomyces sp. NBC_01551, one DNA window encodes the following:
- a CDS encoding response regulator transcription factor, giving the protein MTEETTTGPAPETRRVRVVLVDDHRMFRTGVQAEIGETARTGVEVVGEAADVDQAVTVITATRPEVVLLDVHLPGGGGVEVLRRCAPLMSAAENPVRFLALSVSDAAEDVIGVIRGGARGYVTKTITGTDLVNSVFRVQDGDAVFSPRLAGFVLDAFASTDAPPVDEDLDRLTQREREVLRLIARGYAYKEIAKQLFISVKTVESHVSAVLRKLQLSNRHELTRWATARRLV; this is encoded by the coding sequence ATGACCGAGGAGACCACGACCGGTCCGGCCCCGGAGACCAGGAGGGTCCGGGTGGTGCTCGTCGACGACCACCGGATGTTCCGCACCGGTGTCCAGGCCGAGATCGGCGAGACCGCCCGCACCGGCGTCGAGGTCGTCGGCGAGGCCGCCGACGTGGACCAGGCCGTCACCGTCATCACCGCCACCCGCCCCGAGGTGGTGCTCCTCGACGTGCACCTGCCCGGCGGCGGCGGCGTCGAGGTGCTGCGCCGCTGCGCCCCGCTGATGTCGGCGGCCGAGAACCCCGTGCGGTTCCTGGCCCTGTCCGTTTCCGACGCCGCCGAGGACGTCATCGGCGTCATCCGGGGCGGCGCCCGCGGCTACGTCACCAAGACCATCACCGGCACCGACCTGGTGAACTCCGTCTTCCGGGTCCAGGACGGCGACGCGGTGTTCTCGCCGCGGCTGGCCGGCTTCGTCCTCGACGCCTTCGCCTCCACGGACGCCCCGCCCGTGGACGAGGACCTGGACCGCCTCACGCAGCGGGAGCGCGAGGTGCTGCGGCTGATCGCGCGCGGATACGCGTACAAGGAGATCGCCAAGCAGCTGTTCATCTCGGTGAAGACGGTGGAATCGCACGTCTCGGCGGTGCTGCGCAAGCTCCAGCTGTCGAACCGGCACGAGCTGACCCGGTGGGCGACGGCGCGCCGGCTGGTCTGA
- a CDS encoding esterase family protein, translating into MSLTGTPLFATVIALAVLAVVLPLALWAKVRGPAVVRHATRVLMLVFAQATAIALLFVGINNEQNFYASWDDLLGTGTYVKAAHDLGADGLGGKKVEAEPKVLQEFTAVDGLGGRVRKTQLDGKISGVKGDVMVWLPPQYDDPAWKDRTFPVVELIPGIPGTGKSWFQGVKVHTKLEPLMKSGEVQPFILVSPRAMLLGDADTGCANIPGKVNADSWFSVDVRKMVTDNFRASGEARHWGVAGYSAGAYCAAKLAIAHPDRYSAAVSLSGYNDPGQERTSLVAKDPEMRKAHNLVNLLKAAPAPPAVALWMSGAEHDGYLSGRDLGAVAKAPTVVHAQMVGGGHNMDTWTRQLPETFAWLGTVVKMP; encoded by the coding sequence ATGAGTCTGACGGGGACCCCCCTCTTCGCGACGGTGATCGCCCTGGCCGTGCTGGCCGTCGTCCTGCCGCTGGCGCTGTGGGCGAAGGTGCGCGGACCCGCCGTCGTACGCCACGCCACCCGCGTCCTGATGCTGGTGTTCGCCCAGGCGACCGCCATCGCCCTGCTGTTCGTCGGCATCAACAACGAGCAGAACTTCTACGCCTCCTGGGACGACCTGCTCGGCACCGGCACGTACGTCAAGGCCGCGCACGACCTCGGCGCGGACGGCCTCGGCGGCAAGAAGGTCGAGGCCGAGCCGAAGGTCCTCCAGGAGTTCACCGCCGTCGACGGCCTCGGCGGGCGGGTCCGCAAGACCCAGCTCGACGGGAAGATATCCGGGGTCAAGGGCGACGTCATGGTGTGGCTGCCGCCGCAGTACGACGACCCGGCCTGGAAGGACCGCACGTTCCCCGTCGTCGAGCTGATCCCCGGCATCCCCGGCACCGGCAAGTCCTGGTTCCAGGGCGTCAAGGTCCACACGAAGCTGGAGCCGCTGATGAAGAGCGGCGAGGTGCAGCCGTTCATCCTCGTCTCGCCGCGCGCCATGCTGCTCGGCGACGCCGACACCGGGTGCGCCAACATCCCGGGCAAGGTCAACGCGGACAGCTGGTTCAGCGTGGACGTCCGCAAGATGGTGACCGACAACTTCCGCGCGTCGGGCGAGGCCCGGCACTGGGGCGTGGCCGGCTACTCGGCGGGCGCCTACTGCGCCGCCAAGCTGGCGATCGCCCACCCCGACCGCTACAGCGCGGCCGTCTCCCTGTCCGGCTACAACGACCCGGGCCAGGAGCGTACGTCGCTGGTGGCCAAGGACCCGGAGATGCGCAAGGCGCACAACCTGGTCAACCTGCTCAAGGCGGCCCCGGCCCCGCCCGCGGTGGCGCTGTGGATGTCGGGCGCCGAGCACGACGGCTACCTGTCCGGGCGCGACCTGGGCGCGGTGGCGAAGGCGCCGACGGTGGTGCACGCGCAGATGGTGGGCGGCGGCCACAACATGGACACCTGGACGCGGCAGTTGCCGGAGACCTTCGCGTGGCTGGGCACGGTGGTCAAGATGCCGTAG
- a CDS encoding NlpC/P60 family protein → MASHRKPRQRPLSGGTVRTAATLALAGAATATAFEGTSQAEPQLSPAQVKAEVDRLYEEAEAATEKYNGAKEKADEAQRALTTLRDETARKTDRLNTARRALGSLAASQYRAGGLGTAVQLATADNPQDYLDRASFMTRTGDRNAAEIASVRRQLDEVGQLRKQAGGRLTDLRARQAELAEHKAAVEGKLSTARQLLARLTAEERAAYEARSAAAPTPSAGARQAEDAPAAPAAQTPPPADGSRAARAVSFAYGAIGKPYVWGATGPGSFDCSGLTQAAWRSAGVSLPRTTYTQINAGRRVSRDQLAPGDLVFFYSGVTHVGLYVGNGQMIHAPRPGSTVRLAPVDSMPWAGASRPS, encoded by the coding sequence GTGGCCAGTCATCGAAAGCCCAGGCAGCGCCCGCTGTCCGGCGGCACCGTACGGACCGCCGCCACCCTCGCCCTCGCGGGCGCTGCCACCGCCACCGCGTTCGAAGGCACCTCCCAGGCCGAGCCCCAGCTCTCCCCCGCCCAGGTCAAGGCGGAGGTGGACCGGCTGTACGAGGAGGCCGAGGCGGCGACCGAGAAGTACAACGGGGCGAAGGAGAAGGCCGACGAGGCCCAGCGCGCGCTGACCACCCTCCGCGACGAGACCGCCCGCAAGACCGACCGGCTCAACACCGCCCGCCGCGCGCTCGGCTCCCTGGCCGCCAGCCAGTACCGCGCCGGCGGCCTGGGCACCGCCGTCCAGCTGGCCACGGCGGACAACCCGCAGGACTACCTGGACCGGGCCTCCTTCATGACCCGGACCGGCGACCGCAACGCCGCCGAGATCGCCTCCGTACGCCGGCAGCTCGACGAGGTCGGGCAGCTGCGCAAGCAGGCCGGCGGGCGGCTCACCGACCTGCGCGCCCGGCAGGCCGAACTCGCCGAGCACAAGGCGGCCGTCGAGGGGAAGCTCAGCACCGCGCGGCAGCTGCTGGCCCGGCTCACCGCCGAGGAACGCGCCGCGTACGAGGCCCGGTCGGCCGCGGCCCCCACGCCGTCGGCGGGCGCCCGCCAGGCCGAGGACGCCCCCGCGGCGCCGGCCGCGCAGACCCCGCCCCCGGCCGACGGCTCGCGCGCGGCCCGCGCCGTGTCCTTCGCCTACGGGGCGATCGGCAAGCCGTACGTCTGGGGCGCGACGGGACCGGGCTCGTTCGACTGCTCGGGCCTGACCCAGGCGGCCTGGCGCTCGGCCGGGGTCTCGCTGCCCCGCACCACCTACACCCAGATCAACGCCGGGCGGCGCGTCTCGCGCGACCAGCTGGCCCCGGGGGACCTGGTGTTCTTCTACTCCGGGGTGACCCACGTCGGCCTGTACGTCGGCAACGGCCAGATGATCCACGCCCCCCGCCCCGGCTCCACGGTCCGGCTGGCCCCCGTGGACTCGATGCCCTGGGCGGGCGCCTCCCGCCCGTCGTAG
- a CDS encoding helix-turn-helix transcriptional regulator, giving the protein MAAVTELTHPAVDRIELVEVLAALGHPARMEIVRKLASGEAAYCGEVVPDLPRSSVTHHLKTLRESGVIRQEPQGRRTYLVLRRDDLEARFPGLLELVLANAAAAVR; this is encoded by the coding sequence ATGGCCGCCGTTACTGAGCTGACCCACCCCGCCGTCGACCGGATCGAGCTGGTCGAGGTCCTCGCTGCGCTCGGGCATCCCGCCCGGATGGAGATCGTCCGCAAACTGGCCTCCGGGGAGGCGGCGTACTGCGGCGAGGTGGTGCCGGACCTGCCCCGCTCCAGCGTCACGCACCACCTGAAGACGCTGCGGGAGAGCGGTGTGATCAGGCAGGAGCCCCAGGGACGGCGGACCTACCTGGTGCTGCGGCGGGACGACCTGGAGGCCCGCTTCCCGGGCCTGCTGGAGCTGGTGCTCGCGAACGCGGCGGCGGCGGTTCGGTGA
- the pcrA gene encoding DNA helicase PcrA has product MSSLFDDSFLADLTPSDEVPPPPEDHAAPEPDADDLFGGRFDVPMSGDAYYRDGAPRPVIDAAALLDGLNKEQAAAVVHAGSPLLIVAGAGSGKTRVLTHRIGHLLAARNVHPGQILAITFTNKAAGEMKERVEGLVGPRANAMWVSTFHSACVRILRRESKRLGFTSSFSIYDAADSKRLMALVCRDLDLDPKKFPPKAFNAKISNLKNELIDDEAFAAQAVDGFEKTLAQAYAMYQGRLREANALDFDDIIMTTVHLLQAFPDVAEHYRRRFRHVLVDEYQDTNHAQYTLVRELVGTGYPDLPPAELCVVGDADQSIYAFRGATIRNILQFEEDYKDATTILLEQNYRSTQTILSAANAVIERNENRRAKNLWTEAGTGAVITGYVADTEHDEAQFVADEIDRLTDAGDAKAGDVAIFYRTNAQSRVFEEIFIRVGLPYKVVGGVRFYERKEVRDVLAYLRVLANPEDNVPLRRILNVPKRGIGERAEAMIDALAMREKITFPQALRRVDEAFGMAARSTNAVKRFNVLMEELRTIVDSGAGPAVVLEAVLERTGYLAELQASTDPQDETRIENLQELAAVALEFEQARVAAAAEAAENGAPPVGPGTLSEFLEQVALVADSDQIPDEDTEGTGVITLMTLHTAKGLEFPVVFLTGMEDGVFPHMRSLGQTKELEEERRLAYVGITRARERLYLTRSSMRSAWGTPSYNPPSRFLEEIPAEYLQWKRTGAAQKPAGPMRSSGYGSGSGSGFGSGSGSGSGKASFGTSPEAFLSSSRTKAGPSGFATRRATDKPVIALAVGDRVTHDQFGLGTVMEVKGAGADAQATIDFGDDKPKRLLLRYAPVQKL; this is encoded by the coding sequence ATGAGCAGCCTCTTTGACGACAGTTTCCTGGCGGACCTCACCCCCTCCGACGAGGTCCCGCCGCCGCCCGAGGACCACGCCGCCCCGGAACCGGACGCGGACGATCTCTTCGGGGGCCGGTTCGACGTACCCATGAGCGGGGACGCGTACTACCGGGACGGCGCCCCCCGGCCCGTCATCGACGCCGCGGCGCTCCTGGACGGGCTGAACAAGGAGCAGGCCGCGGCCGTCGTGCACGCCGGGTCCCCGCTGCTGATCGTGGCCGGCGCCGGCTCCGGCAAGACCCGCGTGCTGACCCACCGCATCGGCCACCTGCTGGCCGCGCGGAACGTCCACCCGGGCCAGATCCTGGCGATCACCTTCACCAACAAGGCCGCCGGCGAGATGAAGGAGCGCGTCGAAGGCCTCGTCGGCCCCCGTGCAAACGCCATGTGGGTCTCGACGTTCCACAGCGCGTGCGTCCGCATCCTGCGCCGCGAGTCCAAGCGGCTCGGTTTCACCTCGTCGTTCTCGATCTACGACGCGGCCGACTCGAAGCGCCTGATGGCGCTCGTCTGCCGCGACCTGGACCTGGACCCGAAGAAGTTCCCGCCCAAGGCCTTCAACGCCAAGATCTCGAACCTGAAGAACGAGCTGATCGACGACGAGGCCTTCGCGGCCCAGGCCGTCGACGGTTTCGAGAAGACGCTCGCCCAGGCGTACGCGATGTACCAGGGGCGGCTGCGCGAGGCCAACGCGCTCGACTTCGACGACATCATCATGACGACCGTGCACCTGCTCCAGGCGTTCCCGGACGTCGCCGAGCACTACCGGCGCCGCTTCCGGCACGTCCTGGTCGACGAGTACCAGGACACCAACCACGCCCAGTACACGCTCGTGCGCGAGCTGGTCGGCACCGGCTACCCGGACCTGCCGCCCGCCGAACTGTGCGTCGTGGGCGACGCCGACCAGTCGATCTACGCCTTCCGCGGCGCGACCATCCGCAACATCCTCCAGTTCGAGGAGGACTACAAGGACGCGACGACGATCCTGCTGGAGCAGAACTACCGCTCCACCCAGACGATCCTCTCCGCCGCCAACGCGGTCATCGAGCGCAACGAGAACCGCCGCGCCAAGAACCTGTGGACCGAGGCCGGCACCGGCGCGGTCATCACCGGCTACGTCGCGGACACCGAGCACGACGAGGCACAGTTCGTCGCCGACGAGATCGACCGGCTGACGGACGCCGGCGACGCCAAGGCGGGCGACGTCGCGATCTTCTACCGCACCAACGCCCAGTCGCGTGTGTTCGAGGAGATCTTCATCCGGGTCGGCCTGCCCTACAAGGTCGTCGGCGGCGTCCGCTTCTACGAGCGCAAGGAGGTCCGGGACGTCCTCGCGTACCTGCGCGTCCTGGCGAACCCGGAAGACAACGTCCCGCTGCGCCGGATCCTGAACGTGCCCAAGCGCGGCATCGGCGAGCGCGCGGAAGCGATGATCGACGCCCTCGCGATGCGCGAGAAGATCACCTTCCCGCAGGCGCTGCGGCGGGTGGACGAGGCGTTCGGCATGGCCGCCCGCTCGACCAACGCCGTGAAGCGGTTCAACGTGCTGATGGAGGAACTCCGCACGATCGTCGACTCCGGCGCCGGTCCGGCGGTCGTCCTGGAGGCGGTGCTGGAGCGTACGGGCTACCTCGCCGAGCTCCAGGCGTCGACCGACCCGCAGGACGAGACGCGGATCGAGAACCTCCAGGAGCTGGCGGCGGTGGCGCTGGAGTTCGAGCAGGCGCGGGTGGCCGCGGCCGCCGAGGCCGCCGAGAACGGCGCCCCGCCGGTGGGCCCCGGCACCCTCTCCGAGTTCCTGGAGCAGGTCGCGCTCGTGGCCGACTCCGACCAGATCCCGGACGAGGACACCGAGGGCACCGGCGTCATCACCCTCATGACGCTGCACACCGCCAAGGGCCTGGAGTTCCCGGTGGTCTTCCTGACCGGCATGGAGGACGGGGTCTTCCCGCACATGCGGTCGCTGGGGCAGACCAAGGAGCTGGAGGAGGAGCGGCGCCTGGCGTACGTGGGCATCACGCGCGCCCGGGAGCGGCTGTACCTGACGCGGTCCTCGATGCGCAGCGCGTGGGGGACCCCCTCGTACAACCCGCCCTCGCGGTTCCTGGAGGAGATCCCGGCGGAGTACCTCCAGTGGAAGCGGACGGGCGCGGCGCAGAAGCCGGCGGGTCCGATGCGGAGCTCGGGGTACGGGTCGGGTTCGGGGTCGGGCTTCGGGTCCGGGTCCGGTTCCGGCTCCGGGAAGGCGTCGTTCGGGACCTCGCCCGAGGCGTTCCTGTCCTCGTCGCGCACGAAGGCGGGCCCGTCCGGGTTCGCGACGCGCCGGGCGACCGACAAGCCGGTCATCGCGCTGGCCGTCGGGGACCGGGTCACGCACGACCAGTTCGGGCTGGGCACCGTGATGGAGGTCAAGGGAGCCGGCGCGGACGCGCAGGCCACGATCGACTTCGGGGACGACAAGCCGAAGCGGCTGCTGCTGCGCTACGCGCCGGTGCAGAAGCTGTAG
- a CDS encoding M23 family metallopeptidase: protein MNDRPPSGQYPDLGYDGLSTTTFAGDSAYVAYETQGQGYNYAYNSYETGAYDTTAWTTQDSYPQQDAYLSTIPSQGVPADGTGQWDAGAWTAANAAAPGPEYQSTGFGYDTSGEQTGHWAMPGYGTTGTETGAYDATAWNTVAQEGLQPEATATATPYAYEQYEQAQYEQAQYEQPQYEQPQHEQPQYEQTQYEPQGYDLSYEPTPVAPEPEPEPQLALEEPEPGAVHDLPTQAMPVTPPAEPRAARRAGAAKAGSAKGAAKGSTAKAGNSRRRTPAKRSALLTVAVPSVCVMGVAGVAAASVGGLTDTGGKTGEDVTTLAAPDPAAVKPVAANSQLDTQLAALSADAGDFADRASRTQERIDLRQRQEDEKKKKAEEAAAKEAARPKFAVPVGQHGLSATFGQAGGMWMSVHTGIDFPVGYGTPVMAATDGTVRTQWNSAYGNMAIVTSPDGTETWYCHLSSTKIRSGKVKAGEVIAYSGNSGNSTGPHLHFEVRPGGGAAIDPLSWLRSHGLDPN, encoded by the coding sequence GTGAACGACCGCCCACCGTCGGGCCAGTACCCCGATCTCGGGTACGACGGCCTTTCCACCACCACTTTCGCTGGTGACTCGGCCTACGTTGCCTACGAAACGCAGGGCCAGGGGTACAACTACGCGTACAACTCCTACGAGACCGGCGCGTACGACACCACCGCCTGGACCACGCAGGACAGTTACCCGCAGCAGGACGCGTACCTCTCCACCATCCCCAGCCAGGGCGTCCCCGCCGACGGCACGGGCCAGTGGGACGCCGGCGCGTGGACGGCGGCGAACGCGGCGGCCCCCGGCCCCGAGTACCAGTCGACCGGCTTCGGCTACGACACCTCCGGCGAGCAGACCGGACACTGGGCGATGCCCGGCTACGGCACCACCGGCACCGAGACCGGCGCCTACGACGCCACCGCCTGGAACACCGTCGCCCAGGAAGGGCTCCAGCCCGAGGCAACCGCCACCGCCACCCCGTACGCCTACGAGCAGTACGAGCAGGCGCAGTACGAACAGGCGCAGTACGAACAGCCTCAGTACGAGCAGCCGCAGCACGAACAGCCGCAATACGAGCAGACCCAGTACGAGCCGCAGGGCTACGACCTCTCGTACGAGCCCACGCCCGTCGCGCCGGAGCCCGAACCCGAGCCCCAGCTCGCACTCGAAGAGCCCGAGCCCGGCGCCGTGCACGATCTGCCCACCCAGGCCATGCCGGTCACCCCGCCCGCCGAGCCGCGCGCCGCGCGCCGCGCCGGCGCGGCAAAGGCCGGCTCGGCGAAGGGTGCCGCCAAGGGCAGCACCGCCAAGGCCGGCAACAGTCGCCGCCGCACCCCGGCGAAGCGTTCCGCCCTGCTCACCGTCGCCGTGCCCTCCGTCTGCGTGATGGGCGTCGCCGGAGTGGCCGCCGCGTCCGTCGGCGGACTCACCGACACCGGCGGCAAGACCGGCGAGGACGTCACCACCCTGGCCGCGCCCGACCCGGCCGCGGTGAAGCCGGTCGCCGCGAACAGCCAGCTCGACACCCAGCTGGCCGCGCTCAGCGCCGACGCGGGCGACTTCGCGGACCGCGCGAGCCGCACGCAGGAGCGCATCGACCTGCGCCAGCGCCAGGAAGACGAGAAGAAGAAAAAGGCGGAGGAGGCGGCGGCCAAGGAAGCGGCCCGCCCCAAGTTCGCCGTCCCGGTCGGGCAGCACGGCCTCAGCGCCACCTTCGGGCAGGCCGGCGGCATGTGGATGTCGGTGCACACCGGCATCGACTTCCCGGTCGGCTACGGCACCCCGGTCATGGCCGCGACCGACGGCACCGTGCGCACCCAGTGGAACAGCGCCTACGGCAACATGGCGATAGTGACCTCGCCCGACGGCACCGAGACCTGGTACTGCCACCTGAGCAGCACCAAGATCCGGTCCGGCAAGGTCAAGGCCGGCGAGGTCATCGCGTACTCCGGCAACTCGGGCAACTCCACCGGCCCGCACCTGCACTTCGAGGTACGGCCCGGCGGCGGCGCGGCGATCGACCCCCTGTCGTGGCTGCGCAGCCACGGCCTGGACCCGAACTGA
- a CDS encoding triacylglycerol lipase has translation MGLSITPLLTVSQSVAPSGAVVRAAVLEALVFAGHLLLYPTGVLSERPPTGPAGPRPPVLLLHGFSDNRSVFVLLRRALGAGGRRHVETYNYSPFTRDLRVTARHLARRVEELCERTGQDRVDLVGHSLGGLVGRYYVQRLGGDTRVRTLVTLGTPHSGTRVAPFMDAHPLVRQMRPDSAVMAELRAPAPGCRTRCVAFWSELDAIMAPAGTARLEHPDLHAENIQVTGIGHLALPAHPAVIAAVRRALDGRPGELGEVSAPQPGTWSSESA, from the coding sequence ATGGGTCTGTCGATCACGCCGTTGCTGACCGTTTCGCAGTCCGTGGCGCCGTCGGGGGCCGTGGTGCGGGCCGCCGTGCTGGAGGCGCTGGTGTTCGCCGGGCACCTGCTCCTCTATCCCACCGGCGTGCTGAGCGAGCGCCCGCCGACCGGGCCGGCCGGGCCGCGTCCGCCGGTCCTGCTGCTGCACGGGTTCTCCGACAACCGCTCCGTCTTCGTCCTGCTGCGCCGCGCCCTCGGGGCGGGCGGCCGCCGGCACGTGGAGACGTACAACTACTCCCCCTTCACCCGCGACCTGCGCGTCACGGCCCGCCATCTCGCGCGCCGCGTCGAGGAGCTGTGCGAGCGCACCGGGCAGGACCGGGTGGACCTGGTCGGCCACAGCCTGGGCGGGCTGGTCGGGCGGTACTACGTCCAGCGGCTCGGCGGCGACACGCGCGTCCGCACGCTCGTCACCCTCGGCACCCCGCATTCCGGAACCCGGGTCGCCCCCTTCATGGACGCGCACCCCCTGGTCCGGCAGATGCGCCCGGACTCGGCCGTGATGGCCGAGCTCCGCGCGCCCGCGCCCGGGTGCCGGACCCGGTGCGTCGCGTTCTGGAGCGAGCTCGACGCGATCATGGCTCCGGCCGGGACGGCACGCCTGGAGCATCCGGATCTGCACGCCGAGAACATCCAGGTCACCGGTATCGGGCACCTCGCCCTCCCGGCGCACCCGGCGGTGATCGCGGCGGTCCGCCGCGCCCTCGACGGGCGGCCCGGCGAGCTCGGTGAGGTGTCGGCTCCGCAGCCCGGAACCTGGTCCTCCGAGTCCGCCTGA
- a CDS encoding cobalamin B12-binding domain-containing protein → MGVTGPIRVVVAKPGLDGHDRGAKVIARALRDAGMEVIYTGLHQTPEQIVDTAIQEDADAIGLSILSGAHNTLFVRVLELLKERDAEDIKVFGGGIIPEDDIAPLKEKGVAAIFTPGATTTSIVDWVRTHVRQ, encoded by the coding sequence ATGGGTGTGACCGGTCCGATCCGTGTGGTGGTGGCCAAGCCGGGTCTCGACGGCCACGACCGTGGTGCCAAGGTCATCGCGCGGGCTCTGCGGGACGCCGGCATGGAGGTCATCTACACCGGCCTCCACCAGACCCCCGAACAGATCGTGGACACCGCGATCCAGGAAGACGCCGACGCGATCGGCCTCTCGATCCTCTCCGGCGCCCACAACACGCTGTTCGTGCGCGTCCTCGAACTCCTCAAGGAGCGCGACGCGGAGGACATCAAGGTCTTCGGCGGGGGCATCATCCCGGAGGACGACATCGCCCCCCTGAAGGAGAAGGGCGTAGCCGCGATCTTCACCCCGGGCGCGACGACCACGTCGATCGTCGACTGGGTCCGCACCCACGTCCGCCAGTAG
- a CDS encoding DUF5691 domain-containing protein, which yields METLDGETPHGDWEELVGVALLGTERRQGSPEALLDAAAVQTVRRRAGLRPAEAGPRPEPAPRDPRPAPPEAARRRLAQLLAGRSGAAGGGGRRGTAPDLTELLPQWLAAAGRYGYRAPAALVPALLDAARARTDLRPQALALAGVRGLWLARLNPDWRFALRGGSGGGGELPEVTDAAGVERLWQEGLFAERVALLGAVRAHEAAGATRLLATTWATERAEDRLMFLDSLRVGLSEGDEPFLEAALGDRSRNVRATAAELLSALPGSALAGRMAERALACVGPEGVTPPAECDAGMLRDGVVKRPPAGRGERAWWLGQLVEAAPLSCWPERFGGLGPAEIVARPVAEGWAEELHAAWCRAAVRQRDPGWSQALLGSASAPAAAGPGTASIAERAKLLSILPEGERARWVAEFVRAHGLSEAFQLLGVCGVPWAGVLGRAVVDALDAARAAGSYPWSFSGVMGLAERCLDPAEAGRLEALTAAPEDPDSAPGAAAYWSEAFQRLVATLRIRATMLSELTPPL from the coding sequence ATGGAGACGCTGGACGGGGAGACGCCGCACGGGGACTGGGAGGAGCTGGTCGGGGTCGCGCTGCTGGGCACCGAGCGGCGACAGGGCAGTCCGGAGGCGCTGCTGGACGCGGCGGCGGTGCAGACCGTACGGCGGCGGGCCGGGCTGCGGCCCGCCGAGGCGGGTCCGCGCCCGGAGCCGGCGCCCCGGGATCCGCGCCCGGCGCCACCGGAAGCGGCCCGGCGGCGGCTCGCGCAGCTGCTGGCGGGCCGCTCGGGAGCGGCCGGCGGGGGCGGCCGTCGCGGCACCGCCCCGGATCTGACGGAGCTGCTGCCACAGTGGCTGGCCGCCGCCGGGCGGTACGGGTACCGGGCGCCGGCGGCGCTGGTGCCGGCGCTGCTGGACGCGGCCCGGGCGCGTACGGACCTGCGCCCGCAGGCGCTGGCCCTGGCCGGGGTCCGGGGGCTGTGGCTGGCCCGGCTGAATCCCGACTGGCGGTTCGCGCTGCGCGGCGGGTCGGGGGGCGGCGGGGAGCTGCCGGAGGTCACGGACGCGGCGGGGGTGGAACGGCTGTGGCAGGAGGGCCTGTTCGCGGAACGGGTCGCGCTGCTGGGCGCCGTACGGGCGCACGAGGCGGCGGGGGCGACCCGGCTGCTGGCGACGACCTGGGCCACCGAACGGGCCGAGGACCGGCTGATGTTCCTCGATTCGCTGCGGGTGGGGCTGTCGGAGGGGGACGAGCCGTTCCTGGAGGCGGCGTTGGGAGACCGCAGCCGCAATGTCCGCGCGACGGCGGCCGAGTTGCTGTCCGCGCTGCCGGGTTCGGCGCTGGCGGGACGGATGGCTGAGCGGGCGCTGGCCTGCGTGGGCCCGGAGGGGGTGACTCCGCCGGCGGAGTGCGACGCGGGGATGCTGCGGGACGGGGTGGTGAAACGGCCGCCGGCCGGGCGCGGGGAGCGGGCGTGGTGGCTGGGCCAGCTGGTGGAGGCGGCGCCGTTGTCCTGCTGGCCGGAGCGGTTCGGGGGGCTGGGCCCGGCGGAGATAGTGGCGCGGCCGGTGGCCGAGGGCTGGGCGGAGGAACTCCACGCGGCGTGGTGCCGGGCGGCGGTGCGCCAGCGTGATCCCGGGTGGTCGCAGGCCCTGCTCGGCTCGGCGTCCGCGCCGGCCGCGGCCGGGCCGGGGACGGCGTCGATAGCGGAGCGGGCGAAGCTGCTGTCGATCCTGCCGGAGGGGGAACGGGCGCGGTGGGTCGCGGAGTTCGTGCGGGCGCACGGGCTGTCCGAGGCGTTTCAGCTGCTCGGGGTGTGCGGGGTGCCGTGGGCGGGGGTGCTGGGGCGGGCCGTGGTGGACGCGCTGGACGCCGCGCGGGCGGCGGGCAGCTACCCGTGGAGCTTCAGCGGGGTGATGGGGCTGGCGGAGCGCTGCCTGGATCCTGCGGAGGCGGGGCGTCTGGAAGCGCTGACGGCCGCGCCGGAGGATCCGGACTCCGCGCCGGGGGCGGCGGCGTACTGGTCGGAGGCGTTCCAGCGCCTGGTGGCCACCCTTCGCATCCGCGCGACCATGCTGTCGGAACTAACCCCGCCCCTCTGA